A stretch of the Adhaeribacter swui genome encodes the following:
- a CDS encoding DUF4134 domain-containing protein: MKTTLFSKFSNKALLFVLSIAYAVTANAQGGGAAGIDAGASELTTYIDPIGNLILIIGAIVGLVGGVRVYIKWNSGDNDVQKSIMGWVGSCVFLMVVGTIVKAFFGV, translated from the coding sequence ATGAAAACCACTTTATTCTCTAAATTCTCTAATAAAGCCTTATTGTTTGTGTTGAGTATTGCCTATGCTGTAACTGCTAATGCACAGGGTGGCGGTGCGGCGGGTATTGATGCCGGTGCTTCTGAGCTTACTACTTACATTGACCCAATTGGTAATTTAATTCTCATTATTGGTGCTATTGTTGGTTTGGTTGGCGGTGTTCGAGTTTATATTAAATGGAACTCCGGCGATAATGACGTACAGAAATCAATTATGGGTTGGGTTGGTTCTTGCGTATTTCTCATGGTAGTAGGTACCATTGTGAAAGCCTTCTTCGGAGTATAA
- a CDS encoding DUF4133 domain-containing protein: protein MESEKRLGFNVYKGLQRPLIFKSLKGKFIYWGMACLLVAFVTGILLSTIIHPVAGIIGLIVIGLGGMGYIHGRQKGGLHSKTKSNGTYIVSPHFKRVSNR, encoded by the coding sequence ATGGAATCCGAAAAAAGATTAGGGTTTAATGTTTACAAGGGGCTGCAACGGCCCCTTATTTTTAAATCATTAAAAGGAAAATTCATCTATTGGGGAATGGCTTGTTTGCTGGTTGCGTTTGTGACTGGTATTCTGCTTTCCACCATAATTCATCCAGTTGCCGGCATTATCGGGTTAATAGTTATTGGTTTGGGAGGCATGGGTTATATTCATGGTCGGCAGAAAGGCGGCTTACACAGTAAAACTAAATCCAACGGTACCTACATCGTTTCGCCTCATTTCAAGCGGGTTTCTAATCGCTAG